In Rhodopirellula sp. P2, the DNA window ACCATGTTCGAGTGGTGTGTCGCAGCGGGAGCACCGAGGAATGATTTCGAGCATCGTCAACTCACTGCATGGCGAAAAGAAGCACGATGAACGCGAGGAATAGCAGAACGGCACCGATCACCAGCGCGACCTTGGTGGTCGAGGTGGGGACATTGCCGGCGACACGGCCCGTTTGTCCGTTGACCAAGATCTGGACCGGAGGTAGGTCCTCGTCGTAGCGAACAGCGAAGCACCAGATCGGCAGCAACGTCAGGTCGATCACTTCACGGGATAGCTGAGTGCGATGTTCCAGGTTGCGATGAGAGTCACCTGGCAGGAAGTGTTTGAGTTGTGCACCGACCTTAGCGACTGTCTCGCCGTGGGCCAATTGAAAGCAGGTGGTTTGGTCTTTGGAGGGAAGTTCCGCCAGCCACCCGGTGATGATGGATGGTGAATATCGGCGCAGGGCGCGCAAGTCGAACGGTTCGATGGCCTCGAGCGAATCGTTGTTGGTGCCCTGGGAGGCGGTGACAATCACATCCAGAACGTAGCACGAGTGGTGCCCGGCTAGGCTTCGCCACTCCGTTTTGGTGACGGTTCGAGTCCTTGTGACTCGGTTTCCTTTTGAATCAGTGGTCGTGTAGGTTTCCGTTTCGGTGTAGTTCTCGCCGATGCTGGCTGAGTACTGAGTGTCCGCGACCGCGCCGTACAAGTAGGCGGGCAAATAAACGCCCCGGGTGCAGTCCGGTGCGGCACGTTTGAAGTCGGAACGAGCGAACCAATGAGCCCGGCTGATCCATTGTTTGACCAGCTTGGTGGCGTGTTCTTGATCGATGACAAAACCGATGGCGAATGTCGGTGTGGGGCGATTTTTCGACGGAGGCCGCTGGATCACCGAAGGCGAAGCGCAATACGGGCAAATCGTCGCCAACATGCCAGACAGACCCGTCAGCGCCGCACCACACGACTGGCAGGCAATCTCTTGCAGTTCAGGTTCGGTCGTCACTTCCGCGGCGGGCATTCGGGGGGGCTCGGTTTTCTTTCCAAGAGGCGTGGAATGGACGATCAACGTTAGGCGGGCATCTGTTCAGGCCCCTTTTTCGGTGACACGGGGCGCCGTGTGGTTGGCTTAAAAGGTGGGATTTCGTTCAGTGTGCCACGGATACTCTTCAGGTGACGCAAATTCATTGTTAGATCGTCGTCGATCGCAGTGAGAGAATACACTCAAAACCGGACGGTAATGAAGGCTTCGATCCCCTTTCCCTTTGACTCGATCCAGCAGCGCGATTGACCAAACCGGTAGGATGGATTTCAATTTCGATCTGACGAAGTTGTCAATCTGTGTGGGGTCCACGGGAGGAAGAGCGGAGGGATTTTTTAGCTTTCGAGAGTCGGCGGCACGCCCATTCGTTCCTGCGAACCGGTTCCGCATCCAGTGGTGACATTGTGCATCGTGGCCCGTCATCGTGACGCGAGCCCATTTTCAAACGTTCTTTCACTCGAGGATGGAAGCACGAGTGAACTCAACGGCGACGACCGAAAATCAACGCAGTCTCACTCGCAGCCTCGTCAATCCGTTGGCGGTGGCGGTGGTCATCATTGTGTTGATCATCAGTGGCGTCATTGCGTTCCACAACATCCGTGAACTTCAGGAAACTCGCCTCAAAGTCGGTTTGACGTTGAAGGTGCTGGCATCCTTGGCTGAGATCGAAGGCGCTGTGATGGATGCCGAGCGGGGGCAGCGGGACTACCTGATCACCGGTGATTCCCGGCATTTGGACCCGTTCAGTGAAGCAGTCAAACGCACCCAGCAGGGGCTGAGCCAGTTTGAAGAGCTGACCGAAGATCATGCGGTTCAGCGAGCCAAGTTTGACGAACTTCGACCGTTGGTCGAAGAACGCATTCGGCATCTCAACGCGGTTTTGAAAATCCGAGCGGAAGAAGGCCCTGAGGCCGCCCGCACTGCAGTCATCGAGAATTCGCGTTGGAACTTGATGGGTGACATCGAGAAGCTGGCAATCTCGATGCGAAAAATCGAAGAGGATTTGCTGGTCGTTCGCGAAGCGATGGCGACGCGAGCTTATCGCAGTGGGATCGTGACATCGGTGTCCTCCACGCTGATCGGTTTGATCTTGGTCGGCAGCGTGCTGTATTTGTTGGAACGCAACCGCCGCAAAGCGGAGCGGGACGCGCTGATGTTGAACGCGACTCGAGAGCGAGTTCAGTTGGCACTCGACGCTGCAGAAATGGGCGCCTGGAACATCGATCCCACGACCCAAACGCTGCGAACGGATGAACGGTACCGCCGAATTCATGGCGTCGAGCAAAAGGAGATGACGCTGGAGGATTCGTTGAAGCGAATCCACCCGGACGACCGAGCGAGGGTTCGGCAAGCGGTGCGAGCGTCGATGTCACCCTTGGATCCTTCGCCCTATTCGGTGGAGTACCGCGTGGTGCACAAAGACGGGTCGATTCGTTGGGTGTCCGGGAAGGGAATCGCGCGAAGCAACAAACGCCGCGGCAAACCAGTTCTGACCAGTTTCGATGGCACGGTGGCAGACGTGACGGAACGCAAACGCCAAGAAGAACGGTTGCAGCGCAGCGAGCAAATTGCGCTGGCGGCCAATCAATCCAAGAGCGAATTTCTGGCGAACATGAGTCACGAGATTCGGACTCCGATGGCCGCGATTCTGGGGTACGCAGATGTCTTGCTGGGCCACTTGGAGGACCCTGACAATCGCAACTGTGTGATGATCATGAAACGCAACGGCGAGCATCTGTTGTCGTTGATCAATGACATCCTGGATTTGTCACGCATTGAGGCTGGCAAACTCAGCGTGGATGCCGAGCAGGTTCCGCTGCCGCGATTGGTGGGTGACATTCAGTCCTTGATGCAGGTCCGTGCAGACGAGAAAAACGTTGACTTCCAAGTCGAATTCGAGGGCCGCGTGCCGCAGTCCATCGAAACGGACCCGACTCGATTGCGACAAGTGTTGATCAACTTGATTGGCAACGCCATCAAGTTCACCGATGAAGGCAGCGTGTGTTTGAAAGTTCGCTTTGTGAACGGGGCGGATCCGCCGGTGATTGAATTTTCAATCGTCGACACGGGCATTGGCATCAGCAAAGAGCAGCAGAACCGATTGTTCAAGCCGTTTTCGCAGGGCGACGCTTCGGTGACACGGAAGTATGGCGGTAGCGGGTTGGGGCTGGCCATCAGCCAGCGATTGATCGAGATGATGGAGGGGGAAATGTCACTGGATAGCGAACTGGGCGAAGGTTCGACATTCTATGTGCGATTGCCGGTTCATTCCCTGGAAGGCATTGAGTTGGTCAAGCCGGATTTGGTCAAGCAGCCTCCTCGTCCAGAGGAAGTGTTCGCCGAAACACCGACGTTGAACTGCCGCGTGTTGGTGGTCGATGACCGCCGAGATGTTCGTCACATCAGCCAGCATTTTCTCGAAAAGGCGGGCGCGAAGGTGGCCACGGCGGAGGACGGGCAGCAAGGCGTTGATGCCGCCATTCAAGCTCGTGATGCCGGCAACCCGTTCGATTTGATTGTGATGGACATGCAGATGCCCAAGGTGGATGGGCTGCAGGCGACGGCGCTGTTGCGTTCCGCTGGCATCGATTGGCCGATCATTGCCCTCACTGCGGATGCGATGAAAGGCGACCGCGATCGGTGTCTCAATGGTGGTTGCGACGATTACCTGTCCAAGCCCATCGACCATGTCAAGTTGGTCAGCATGGTGGCCAGTTACACGCAATCCATGGACATCAATGAATTGGTGGGACGCCGCCACCTCCGCGCGGATCAATTGCAAGAAAAGATCGAACGCGAAGGCAGGTTGCGGCGTTAAACGAGTGAGCCGAAATGACTCTGTCGGGCCCGTTTTGAGCCTATAAAAACGAGTTGACCAGGACGGCCAAAGCGGCACCGGTGAGGGGCCCCAGCACGGGAACCCAGGCGTACTGCCAATCGCTGCCCTGCTTTCCATTGATGGGAAGCAACGCGTGGATCAATCGTGGGCCAAGGTCCCTGGCTGGATTGATCGCGTAACCGGTTGGTCCTCCCAGTGACAGTCCAATGCCAAACACGAGCAAGCCAACAGGCAACAACCCGATCGATCCCAGGCCTAGCACGGGAGCGTTCTCGGCCGGTTCTACCCCGGCACTGAAGCCCGGATCCACCAACAAGAAAATGGGCAGGATCAGTGCGAACGTTCCAATCGTTTCGCAGACAAATGCTTGGGGGAGATTGCGAATGTTGGGAGCCGTACTGAAGCAGGCCAGCATCCCATCCGGATCGTCGGAGGCCTGACGAAAATGTTCGCGGTAGAACACATACACCAGCAACGCTCCGGCCATTCCGCCCAGCATCTGGGCGCCGATGTAGCCGCCGCTGTCGACCAGGCTGAACCCTTCGTCAGCCAAGTACATTGCGAGTGTGACGGCGGGATTCAGATGCGCCCCACTGAATTCATTGGCACAGAATGCTCCGATGAAGACAGCGATCCCCCAACCTGCAGCGATCACGATCCAGCCCCCGTCATTCCCTTTTGTTTTGGGGAGAACGACGTTCGCGACCACTCCATTTCCAAACAAGACCAGGAACATTGTCCCGATAAACTCTGCCACATACGGATGCATGGATCCACCTTTCTACGATTTGATACTGTCTGGCGAGATGCTGGAATGCACGGAGGTGGTCGCCAACCCAATCCGTGTTCTGCTCCCAGATAACGGCCATTCAATGAACGGTCATCAAGCGTGCCACGGTGGGAGCGATTTCACGAGTGGCGGCCGAACTCAAAAACAAACATCGCGTCCGCTGGCCAGAACGTTCTTGAACGTTCAAACCATCGTGTGACGGACCAACCCAGCCACCTCCGACCATGGGGCAGGAATCGCGGGGGCATCATCGTAGCCCACTTCAGAGGCTCCGCGTCGATCGGTTCAGGGAACGGCAGAGCATCTTGGGCTTGGGCGAATGAGTTTCAGCCGAGTGTTTGGCCGCCGTCGACAGGCAGCAATTGGCCGGTCGTCATGCTGGTTCCCGTCGCAAAGAACAGCACTGCGTCAGCGATGTCTTCTGGCTGAGAAGCCTTGGGCAGCGGGTAGTCCGCGACCATTGCCTCGAGGTCCCAGTCGGGATTGCCTTGCCGAATCCAGCGGCTATCGATTGGACCGGGACAAACGGCGTTGACGCGAATTTTGGGGGCCAGGGCTCGTGCCAGCGATTTTGTGAGCGTGTTCAAGCCACCCTTGCTGGCGCAGTAAGCGATCGAGGAGCCCGAACCGGTGATTCCCGCGACCGAGCTGACGTTGACGACGGAGCCACCGTCGCCTTCGCAAAGCAGGTCTGCGGCGGCACGCGTGACAAAGAAAGGCCCTTTCAAATTCACGCCGAGAATGCGGTCCCACATCGGTTCGGTGAGCGTTTCCAATTGGGCATGCTCAATGAACTCGGTCGTGGCCGCGTTGTTGATCAGGCAATCCAGGCGACCAAATGTTTCGCGAATTTGATCGATCATCACACGGACGTCTGCGTCGACCGAAACGTCGCAGCGAACCAACATGGGTTTCGCGCCAAGGGCTTCCACGTCGGCAGCGGTTTGCTTGGCTTCGGTTTCACTGCGGGAGTAATTGATCACGACGTCGTGGCCCTGTCGGGCCAGTCCGATCGCACAGGCTCGACCGACACCGGTGGCGGCGCCGGTGACCAGAGCGACGGGGCGTGATTGGGAAGGCATCGAAGGCTCGGTGGGATTGGAAGAAGGCAAACAAAGTCAAGCGACTTGCTGAACTCAGAGTGTTGGGAGCGTGGCCTTGGGCGGCGCCGAAGCGGCTTTCGCAGCCAGGTTGCGAACCAAGGATCGAGCGACTTGATCAAACGGGGCGCGGGCACGGTGATCGTTGGCGATGACCTCCGCCAATTTGCCTGCGTCACCCGCTTCGCGAAGCGTGATGTCGATTGGCAATCCGCCCAAGTAGGGAACACTGAGTTGTTCGGCTTTGTCGCGTGCCCCGCCGCGGCCGAAGATGTCGTAGGTCTTGCCGCAATCGGGGCAAGTGAAACCGCTCATGTTTTCGACCATGCCCGCGATCGGAATGTTGACTTTGCGGAACATGCTGATGGCTTTGACCGCGTCCAGCAAAGCGACTTCTTGCGGCGTGCAAACCACAACCGCTCCGGTGATCGGAATCGCTTGGGAGAGCGTCAACGCGATGTCGCCGGTGCCCGGTGGCATGTCGATGATCAAGTAATCCAGTTCGCCCCAGGACGTGTCTCGAAGGAATTGTTGGATCGAACCGTGCAGCATCGGGCCACGCCAGATCACGGCTTGATCGGGTTCCAGCAAGAATCCCATCGACATCACTGGCATCGCGCCAACTGTTTCAGGTGGGACTCCTGATTCGCCGTTGGGACCGAGGCGAATCGGTTCGATCTTTTTGTCCTCCGAGATCGCCGGTCGTCCTGACAATCCCAGCAGGTGCGGGACGCTGGGGCCGTACACGTCGGCGTCCATCAGGCCAACCGTTGCCCCCAAGCGGCGAAGCGTCAGGGCAAGTGAAGTTGCCACGGTGCTCTTGCCGACGCCGCCCTTGCCGCTGCCAACCAGGATCACGCTTTTGGCTTTCAAGCCAACCTGGCCCAAGCGAGCCGGCGGGCGAGCATGCACAGGCGTTTGCACCTCGATGGTCTTGCCCGGCGCAACGGTCAGGGCCAGATCGCGAATCGTGTCCGCGATTTCGTCGGCGATCGGTTGGCAGTGGGACGTGATCCCGACGGACAGCTTGATCGTGTCGCCGTCCAGGGTGATTTCCCCCAATTGCCCGGTGCTTTGGATCGGCCGGCCGGTTTCGGGATCCGGGTGTTGGCCGATTCGTTCGCGAAGGGAGGCGATCAGGGCGTCGGGTTCGACGGGAGTCGTCATTTCAAAAACCAGGGGCGATCAAGACCAAGGAAGCGGTGTCACGAGTTGGCATCCAGCAATTCGCCGATGTCCAGCAAGTGAACTTGGCGTCCGCCTTCGTTCTGGTCAACCGCGTGCGGGCTGTCGATGGCAACGGTGCGACCATCGGGGCTGCATCTTGGGTGCGTGTCACACCGCCATTCACCGGTGTAGCGTTTGGGCGACGGGAAATGGCCCAGGTCAAATCGGCGGTTGCTGGGAACGTGGTACAGATAGACCGTTTGGCGTCGGGACCGGTCGGGATAAGTGTCGTTGAGGATCCAGTCACCGTGGTCGCCAGCCAA includes these proteins:
- a CDS encoding SDR family NAD(P)-dependent oxidoreductase; its protein translation is MPSQSRPVALVTGAATGVGRACAIGLARQGHDVVINYSRSETEAKQTAADVEALGAKPMLVRCDVSVDADVRVMIDQIRETFGRLDCLINNAATTEFIEHAQLETLTEPMWDRILGVNLKGPFFVTRAAADLLCEGDGGSVVNVSSVAGITGSGSSIAYCASKGGLNTLTKSLARALAPKIRVNAVCPGPIDSRWIRQGNPDWDLEAMVADYPLPKASQPEDIADAVLFFATGTSMTTGQLLPVDGGQTLG
- a CDS encoding MIP/aquaporin family protein; the protein is MHPYVAEFIGTMFLVLFGNGVVANVVLPKTKGNDGGWIVIAAGWGIAVFIGAFCANEFSGAHLNPAVTLAMYLADEGFSLVDSGGYIGAQMLGGMAGALLVYVFYREHFRQASDDPDGMLACFSTAPNIRNLPQAFVCETIGTFALILPIFLLVDPGFSAGVEPAENAPVLGLGSIGLLPVGLLVFGIGLSLGGPTGYAINPARDLGPRLIHALLPINGKQGSDWQYAWVPVLGPLTGAALAVLVNSFL
- a CDS encoding hybrid sensor histidine kinase/response regulator encodes the protein MEARVNSTATTENQRSLTRSLVNPLAVAVVIIVLIISGVIAFHNIRELQETRLKVGLTLKVLASLAEIEGAVMDAERGQRDYLITGDSRHLDPFSEAVKRTQQGLSQFEELTEDHAVQRAKFDELRPLVEERIRHLNAVLKIRAEEGPEAARTAVIENSRWNLMGDIEKLAISMRKIEEDLLVVREAMATRAYRSGIVTSVSSTLIGLILVGSVLYLLERNRRKAERDALMLNATRERVQLALDAAEMGAWNIDPTTQTLRTDERYRRIHGVEQKEMTLEDSLKRIHPDDRARVRQAVRASMSPLDPSPYSVEYRVVHKDGSIRWVSGKGIARSNKRRGKPVLTSFDGTVADVTERKRQEERLQRSEQIALAANQSKSEFLANMSHEIRTPMAAILGYADVLLGHLEDPDNRNCVMIMKRNGEHLLSLINDILDLSRIEAGKLSVDAEQVPLPRLVGDIQSLMQVRADEKNVDFQVEFEGRVPQSIETDPTRLRQVLINLIGNAIKFTDEGSVCLKVRFVNGADPPVIEFSIVDTGIGISKEQQNRLFKPFSQGDASVTRKYGGSGLGLAISQRLIEMMEGEMSLDSELGEGSTFYVRLPVHSLEGIELVKPDLVKQPPRPEEVFAETPTLNCRVLVVDDRRDVRHISQHFLEKAGAKVATAEDGQQGVDAAIQARDAGNPFDLIVMDMQMPKVDGLQATALLRSAGIDWPIIALTADAMKGDRDRCLNGGCDDYLSKPIDHVKLVSMVASYTQSMDINELVGRRHLRADQLQEKIEREGRLRR
- a CDS encoding Mrp/NBP35 family ATP-binding protein; amino-acid sequence: MTTPVEPDALIASLRERIGQHPDPETGRPIQSTGQLGEITLDGDTIKLSVGITSHCQPIADEIADTIRDLALTVAPGKTIEVQTPVHARPPARLGQVGLKAKSVILVGSGKGGVGKSTVATSLALTLRRLGATVGLMDADVYGPSVPHLLGLSGRPAISEDKKIEPIRLGPNGESGVPPETVGAMPVMSMGFLLEPDQAVIWRGPMLHGSIQQFLRDTSWGELDYLIIDMPPGTGDIALTLSQAIPITGAVVVCTPQEVALLDAVKAISMFRKVNIPIAGMVENMSGFTCPDCGKTYDIFGRGGARDKAEQLSVPYLGGLPIDITLREAGDAGKLAEVIANDHRARAPFDQVARSLVRNLAAKAASAPPKATLPTL